Part of the Streptomyces sp. NBC_01264 genome, CACGCGAGCCGTCCGGTTCCGGTATCCCCCACCGGAAGCCGGACGGCTCATGTGTTGCGCGACGGTTGACCTGCGCGCGGTCGCACTGACCCCTACCCCCGTGGTTCGGATCGAGTGCCCCTGTGGCGGTGTTCAGGTCACCGGCCTCCAGCCGCGCGCCGCCGGACCGTCACCCGGCTCCGTCGCTCCGCCAGTCTGCTTCCGGCCGAGGGCCGCGACAACACCCCTTGACGCGTTCCTTCCGCACGACCGGCGATCTTTGACGCGCCCCTGATGACCTCCGTGAGGGCCGGACCGCCCCTCACCCGCCGGCCATCAGAAGGCCGTCAAAGTCACGTTCAAGAGCTTGCCGCCGCCGACCCCGTGCGCTGGGATGGAGTCATGAACAGCGGTCCGCGCTACAACGATCGGCCACCGTCACGGCGGAGTCGTGCCGATGTCGCGTCGGTGTTGCCGACGGCGCCCGCTGTCCGCCCGGCCGTCTGATATAGGCCGCGCGTCCTCCGCGTATCTGCCGACCGCCCCCGATGGGGCCGGTCGGCGCTTCGTACGCATCCACACCTTCACCGCATGACCTGAGCCCACGCCCCTGCTCCAAGCCGGGCCGCCGTGGTGTCAGCCATGCCGGCTTCCAGGAATCGACATGTCCTCGCCCCTGTCCCCGTCTCCGTCCGGACGTACCGTCCTCGTGACCGGCGCCACCTCCGGCATCGGCTACGAGACCGCCCGCCGGCTCGCCGAGCTCGGTGCGACCGTACTCGTCCACGGCCGCACCCCCGAGGAGGCCCAGGCCGCCACCGACCGGCTGATCGCCTCCGCGGGCATCTCCGACACTCTCCTGCGGCCTCTCGCCGCCGACTTCGCCCGGCTGGAGGAGGTCGAGAACCTCGCGCACGCCGTCGTGCGGGAGCACCAGCGTCTGGACGTGCTCGTCAACAACGCGGCCATCGCAGCGCCGGAACGGCACACGCTCACCGCCGACGGCAACGAGATCTCCTTCCAGGTCAACTTCCTTGCCCACTACCTGCTGACGAACCTCCTGGAGGCTGCCCTCACCAGCGCCCCCGGGGGACGTGTCGTCAACGTCTCCTCCGCGCTGCACCGTTCGGGCGCCATCCAGTGGAACGACCCACAGCGGGTGCGGCGTTACTCCCGCCTCGCCGCCTACGCCCAGTCGCAGCTGGCCCTGACCGTCTTCGCCGCCGACCCGCGCGTCACCGCCGTCTCCGTCAACCCCGGCATCTGCGACACCGGCCTCCTCCCCCTCTACGGGCACGAGGGCGCGCCGGCCGCCGAGGGCGCCGAGCACGTCGTACGGCTCTGCGACCCCGCCACCGAGATCGTCAACGGCGCCTACTACGACCGCTCCGAGCGCGTCACCCCGGCCGCCGCCGCCACCGAGGACCGCACCATCAAGCGCCTCAACAAGCTCGCCGACCTCCTCGTCGGCCACACCGCCTGAAGGGATCCACACACATGTCCAAGCGCGCCCGCAAGAAGAGGTCCCGCCGCAAGAAGGGCTCCAACCACGGCAGCAAACCCTGCTGCTAGCCGCCAGTCCGTCCCGCGGGGCGGCCCTCCGAACAGGGCCGCCCCGCCGCCGTGCCCCGACAAGGAGCCCCATGATCAACCTGCCGTCTCACCGACTCCCGGACCTCGATCGCTGGTACCCCACAGGGGCCGCGGGCTCGGCGGCCCTGACCGAGCACGTCCTGACGACCGAGGCCGGCTGCTGGTGGGTGGACCGCGTCATCCAGCCGCGCGTGATCGCCGCCGAGTGCGGGGACCACGTACTCCTGCGCGGAGACCCGCAGGCTCTGACGCTGAAGGACCTCGCGGTCTTCGCAGAGCGCTCCATCGAGGCTCCCGGCCGCTTCCTTCCCCTCATCGGGGCCGCGTTCGACCGGGTCGTGCCGTGGCAGCGCATGGTGTACATCAGGCGCTCCCCCGCGCCGGCCACCCGGGCGCCGCGGGGCGTGATCCTACGCAGGCTGAACGCCCGGGACGCACGCACGCTCGCCACCCTGCCGCCCGCAATGAGCTGGATCCACCGCACCTGGGGCGGACCGGAAGCACTCGCCCGCTCGGGCTACGCCTGGGCCGCCTTCCAGAACGACCGCATCGTGGCACTGGCCTGCACCTACTTCCTCGGCACCGCCTACGAGGACGTGGCCTGCGTGACCGTGCCCGACCCGCGCCTCCAGTACCTGGCCCTCGACTGCGTCAACGCCCTGTGCTCGGACATAGCCGCCCGACGGCACACCCCCAGCTGGACCTGCTCGGCGAGCAACCGCCCCGGTCGCCTGCTCGCCTGGACCGCAGGCTTCCGCCCGGAGGAGGAGTACGCCCACTACGCCGTCGGCGCACCGGTGGCGAACACGGCCCTGCCCCAGGCACCCGTCACCGGAACCCGGTCGGCCGACGCCGC contains:
- a CDS encoding GNAT family N-acetyltransferase; translation: MINLPSHRLPDLDRWYPTGAAGSAALTEHVLTTEAGCWWVDRVIQPRVIAAECGDHVLLRGDPQALTLKDLAVFAERSIEAPGRFLPLIGAAFDRVVPWQRMVYIRRSPAPATRAPRGVILRRLNARDARTLATLPPAMSWIHRTWGGPEALARSGYAWAAFQNDRIVALACTYFLGTAYEDVACVTVPDPRLQYLALDCVNALCSDIAARRHTPSWTCSASNRPGRLLAWTAGFRPEEEYAHYAVGAPVANTALPQAPVTGTRSADAAVGAPPARR
- a CDS encoding SDR family NAD(P)-dependent oxidoreductase, with the translated sequence MSSPLSPSPSGRTVLVTGATSGIGYETARRLAELGATVLVHGRTPEEAQAATDRLIASAGISDTLLRPLAADFARLEEVENLAHAVVREHQRLDVLVNNAAIAAPERHTLTADGNEISFQVNFLAHYLLTNLLEAALTSAPGGRVVNVSSALHRSGAIQWNDPQRVRRYSRLAAYAQSQLALTVFAADPRVTAVSVNPGICDTGLLPLYGHEGAPAAEGAEHVVRLCDPATEIVNGAYYDRSERVTPAAAATEDRTIKRLNKLADLLVGHTA